The Vespula vulgaris chromosome 3, iyVesVulg1.1, whole genome shotgun sequence DNA window GAGACATCGTAAGATATAACTTATTAGTAgcataaacaataataataaaaatttctaatgatTTTTACATAACATAACAGATGATGCTGATCGTGTAGTCACATACTTTGTCAATGATGGACCAGCAAATGGTCATACTTATTTTGTCCAAGCAGCTAATCAAAATATagacacagaaagagaatgtAGGAATAACAACTATCCATTAACAAATTCCTATCGTAATGCTGACGAATCTAACGATCAATTGCCCAATGAACAATCATCGATGacagaaaattattcaaaacgaAGCTACAGTGATGCTATTATTGGTGCTCCATATAATCCATACAATCCTGTATATTTCTTACCACATAAAGTGTCTATTGCATCTGTTGCACCTGTTGTAATGAATCCATATGTTACGAGTGCTACATACGGTTCTGTAATAGGGCCAAGAAATAATATGTTAAGTCATCCAACTGATACTGTGCGAGATAATTTAGTGGGTGCAAAATTGCTACCAAAAATTCGGTCACGTTCAAATTTACTAAGACGTGTCTCCAATGCATTGGTAGGAATAGTTAAAGAGCCTGAAAACGAAAGTGTATTAGGTACTTTTCTCAATAACATTATTACACAAGATCCTACTGCATACTCTcctgaatataataataacaaaaatgttattaacaaaaataatgttGTAAGtagattatatacatattttatatataatcataaaattcaattattgaTACAGAATATCGATTGTTTTAgggaaatgaaattaaacaaGACAATTCTATTGTCGGTTTTACTAATGAAACCGGAGAAACTCCTACAGCAAATTCTGTAAGtggaaaatatttcctttcttctttaatgatatatgaaaataactaaataatattttcaggAAATTACTTCACAAGGAAACATTCAAATATcatctgaaacaaaaagacCTACAAATTCAATGCCATCCATTCAAAGAACGAATATATCTCCTAGAAACTTCCAAAGCAATCCATACAACCAACATCTTATGTCAATATATCCTTCAGAACAATATCCCATTCATAATCCTTTTAATACCATGCCTACAACTTATATTCTTCAACCTGTAAACATAATATCACAAGGAATAGATTCTACACCACAATCAGAAATAATTAGCTCATCACAATCACGTGAATCTTTAGATTGTGAAAATAACAGTTTTTTAAGTACTAGTGAACCCACCAATGCTTTCCAAACATCTACAGATACTTCtaattattaagataatagtatgaattttaatgataCAACTACTAAAGATTCCATAGGAGATATAAGTTAAGATACAagcgatttttaatatcagaGAATAAAATTCCaataagattttataaaaagtaagaataaaactaaataagaaatttaaaaaagaaatcatgtaaataatgtaaatgatttttttttatgctataaaaatacaatatatccAGTAGTTTTGTTAAACTTGATACATTAGAATCTTTGTAGAACTGTTTTCCATAGGATACTATTTATAAGTATGCAATATAAACTTGATTAACATTATAATAGAATGTATATTATACtggaatttgtttttatatgttacatgaaatgttacaaaatttgttattaaataaataagaaaaatatttattaatacatagcAATATTTTCTTAACCCTTTATTATCTTCTGCCTTtaccctttccttttttagatGAAGAAGCAGATGACTGAGAAGATTGATCGCCAGAAGCTTGCTTTCCTTGACGGGTCTTCAACTTTGGTATTGTAGTACCAAGATGAAGCAAAAGGGAATCCCTAGTAGGAAAATCAGGCCTTACTGGTGTTCCATCGTCTTGTTTCAACTGTACACGTACACGTCCATAATATGGCATTTCTTTACTACGTTCACGTGGATGTAACTTATTTTCCAAACGAGCATTAAAACCTGTAGCTAGAAGTACATCCAGAATTTCATGTGCGGTAGGGTTCTCAACACATTTCTCTTTAGTCAATTTTCTACCACCGGCCAAAGTCTTCttactatttatatacacgGGATAAATGCACACCCATCtacgaaaaagattattaaatatcatattgctgtaaagagaaaaagtaaaagaggtTAGGAAACAGATGGAACACGTATAACACGTGTCctgaataaaagtaaaaacttgcgcatttttttaaaacatcTATCGAGGAAGTTATAcgaaaaatcatatattttttattcgcaaCAGATAAAAAGCTAACCTTGCAAATTCGCTGTGTTTCTTTGATGGATTCCAAACCTGCGCCATGTTCTATCAACAAAAACTCGTATAACCAATCACATACTAAATAAATaacctatataatataatcgttgCTATTAATCACGATCTTACATCAAACAATACTAATATCGTTTTATCCGTATCATTCAACgatttaaacaaagaaaaaaaaactacgttataattattgaatataagaaagaaaaaaaaatacgggcTTGGGCTCGTCCGGGATTTGAACCCGGGACCTCTCGCACCCGAAGCGAGAATCATACCCCTAGACCAACGAGCCACGTAACAAGAAGTAAccaatatcattattaaacttatataatccatatatcatttaaattacataaatatttatattattcttacatTACGTCATAATTATTaccacataatatatatacttttaaaatcAAACTTTTTATACTAGAGTAATTGAAAACATATATAACCTGAAATGCGCTtgacgtattaaaaaaaacaaaaaaataaaaaataacaaaaaaaaaaaaataaaaatcaactgACAATAAAACCAAattatagaagaagaaaaaaaaaagagagaaatgaggtTATCTCAAAGCAAATATTTCCcaatttctaaaagaaataagtgaAACGTAGCCAGGTTTATTAATTCGCAGAAAAAGGAGATTAGAacgaaatcattttaaaaatctttataataaCCAACtttagagaaaagaaggaggaagaagatatTAATTGATTCGCTTCACGGTATGTAACCATTtctatgtgtttatatatacatatacatatgtgcatgcatacatatgtagttaCTTTCACACAGCGCGCTAAATTCAACGTTAATGAACAATTATCAAAAAGTGTTATAATGAAAGTCTTAATAATCCTAACGTACGATACGACACGAACAATTTCATTTcggtggaaaaaaaaaaaaaaaaagaaaaaaagacaattcGATAAATCGCAAAATTCtaaacgatcgtaaaaaaaatttgattattcaTGAAGTTAGTTAAGTGAAGCAACATCTACGGGAATTTTCAACCGTTCTTTtctaaatttgtaaaatgtaaaaaaaaaccgGATTTCGTTTAAATTCGAAAGCACTCGCAAATTGAAGAATAAATGATCGAAGATTGGCTACTGTGGAAAGTAGTGAATGCTTCAATTCAAGGCTGCTTCTAGATGGATATCATCGTCGAGCATAAGTTCATTCGGAAGGTAGAACGCAGAttcttcaatctttttttttttattttttttcttttttttttcttatccttacCACCACCTTGAATTTATCAAATGTCATAAAAGTttcatgtattattattaattattttcatgataGAAAATGTAACAAACGTTAtcaattcataaaaaaaaagataaattagtGTTATCTCAAGTAACTCTTTAGTAAATTATAGTCTATTTAGATTATAGTAAAAGGTAGACCACGAAATGACCTCGTTTTAGAATTTCGAAATGAGACGTCTTTACTTCTCcgtatttcttttgtaataaaatgtataaacacatgtatatatgcatttgaGAGAATCCGCGCTTGATTactatataacgtatatatatatatatatatatataatgtatttacgTTAATCGAACGATTCTATTACGAAATCAGTATTTGatattcaatgaaaatcaAGTAAAGATTGTCATAACAATTTTTCCGTTTTCcttctaatatttttcacgTTACGTTACCAATATCTATGATGAATCATATTATTGTTTCATcgtgaattaattttttgaaagtCATCAGGAATAGTTGTACGTGATTAGTATCGTAGACGTTGctatcgtatttattaaaCAGCACAAATTTACAAGAttgagttttctttttgtgttcgaactttttatcgaacaaaaa harbors:
- the LOC127062444 gene encoding uncharacterized protein LOC127062444 isoform X2, producing the protein MEFCSTSGNVGNFKDGYCVCENLDNIDAENVVREDRQIEYVDPISYSNDLTNEDRIMRCALRSRKHMRHHDADRVVTYFVNDGPANGHTYFVQAANQNIDTERECRNNNYPLTNSYRNADESNDQLPNEQSSMTENYSKRSYSDAIIGAPYNPYNPVYFLPHKVSIASVAPVVMNPYVTSATYGSVIGPRNNMLSHPTDTVRDNLVGAKLLPKIRSRSNLLRRVSNALVGIVKEPENESVLGTFLNNIITQDPTAYSPEYNNNKNVINKNNVGNEIKQDNSIVGFTNETGETPTANSEITSQGNIQISSETKRPTNSMPSIQRTNISPRNFQSNPYNQHLMSIYPSEQYPIHNPFNTMPTTYILQPVNIISQGIDSTPQSEIISSSQSRESLDCENNSFLSTSEPTNAFQTSTDTSNY
- the LOC127062444 gene encoding uncharacterized protein LOC127062444 isoform X1, with the translated sequence MINIIELIQLLVITSVLQEIVVGDLSKIDDVQTCMEFCSTSGNVGNFKDGYCVCENLDNIDAENVVREDRQIEYVDPISYSNDLTNEDRIMRCALRSRKHMRHHDADRVVTYFVNDGPANGHTYFVQAANQNIDTERECRNNNYPLTNSYRNADESNDQLPNEQSSMTENYSKRSYSDAIIGAPYNPYNPVYFLPHKVSIASVAPVVMNPYVTSATYGSVIGPRNNMLSHPTDTVRDNLVGAKLLPKIRSRSNLLRRVSNALVGIVKEPENESVLGTFLNNIITQDPTAYSPEYNNNKNVINKNNVGNEIKQDNSIVGFTNETGETPTANSEITSQGNIQISSETKRPTNSMPSIQRTNISPRNFQSNPYNQHLMSIYPSEQYPIHNPFNTMPTTYILQPVNIISQGIDSTPQSEIISSSQSRESLDCENNSFLSTSEPTNAFQTSTDTSNY
- the LOC127062448 gene encoding signal recognition particle 19 kDa protein isoform X2, whose product is MNMAQVWNPSKKHSEFARWVCIYPVYINSKKTLAGGRKLTKEKCVENPTAHEILDVLLATGFNARLENKLHPRERSKEMPYYGRVRVQLKQDDGTPVRPDFPTRDSLLLHLGTTIPKLKTRQGKQASGDQSSQSSASSSKKGKGKGRR
- the LOC127062444 gene encoding uncharacterized protein LOC127062444 isoform X3 → MRCALRSRKHMRHHDADRVVTYFVNDGPANGHTYFVQAANQNIDTERECRNNNYPLTNSYRNADESNDQLPNEQSSMTENYSKRSYSDAIIGAPYNPYNPVYFLPHKVSIASVAPVVMNPYVTSATYGSVIGPRNNMLSHPTDTVRDNLVGAKLLPKIRSRSNLLRRVSNALVGIVKEPENESVLGTFLNNIITQDPTAYSPEYNNNKNVINKNNVGNEIKQDNSIVGFTNETGETPTANSEITSQGNIQISSETKRPTNSMPSIQRTNISPRNFQSNPYNQHLMSIYPSEQYPIHNPFNTMPTTYILQPVNIISQGIDSTPQSEIISSSQSRESLDCENNSFLSTSEPTNAFQTSTDTSNY
- the LOC127062448 gene encoding signal recognition particle 19 kDa protein isoform X1 encodes the protein MAQVWNPSKKHSEFARWVCIYPVYINSKKTLAGGRKLTKEKCVENPTAHEILDVLLATGFNARLENKLHPRERSKEMPYYGRVRVQLKQDDGTPVRPDFPTRDSLLLHLGTTIPKLKTRQGKQASGDQSSQSSASSSKKGKGKGRR